One Mycolicibacterium sp. TUM20985 genomic window, GACGCCAGCCTGCCCCGCATTCCGCAGCTCCTGGCCAAGCGCCAGGGGACCTTCGTCGCCGACATCGCCTGACGCGGGCTACTTGCAGAGTTCGCCCAGCTTGGCGTTCTCGGCGTCGGCGTCGCGAAGTCGGGCCGCCTGATCCGGGTCCGTGTTTGGCGAGCCGGAGGTGGCCGCCGCGCCGATGTCCAGCAGCGTGTTGGCGAACTTCTTGACGCCGTCGGCCAGCTCGGTCGGTGTCGCCGGGTCGAGTCGCGCCAGCAGGTACTGTCCGCCGCTGGAGAGGGACACCCTGGCGTTGGCCGCCACCGCGAGGGACCCGGTGACATCGCCCTCACCGCCGGGGACCTGGAGGTTGGTGTTCAACGAGACACCCTTGCGCACGACGTCCGCCGCGGCGCAGATCGCCGTCTTGGCTTCACCCTGCTGGGCGGAGGTGTAGTTCGGCTCGGGTGACTTCCGCTGGGGGCCGAACGCGGCCCACGCCGACAGCCCGACCGCCACCACCGACAAGATCACCGCGACTACGGACAGAACACCACCCCGCTGGGCCGAATTCGTGGCGTGACGGCTCTGAGGTGTTTCGCTGGACGACATTGGTTCAGCGTAGTGGAGCAAATCAAAAATCGAGGCCGACGTCGAGGACGCGCACCGAATGCGTGAGGGCCCCAACGGCGAGGTAGTCGACCCCGGTACCGGCGTAAGCGGCGGCATTGTCCAGCGAGAGGCTGCCCGACGACTCCAGTTTGACGCTGGACGCGCGGGCCGCGCGCCGCTGTACGGCCATCTGCGTCATCCACACCGGGAAGTTGTCCAGCAAAATCAACGGCGAGACCCCGAGGTCCTCGCCGAGGATGTCGTCGAGCTGCTCGAGCGAGTCGACCTCGACCTCCACCGGGACGTCGGGCGCCACCTGCCGCACGGCGTGCAGGGCTGCCACCACCGAGCCCGCCGCCGCGACGTGGTTGTCCTTGATCAACGCCGCGTCGCCAAGGCCCATGCGGTGGTTGACCCCGCCGCCCACGCGCACCGCGTACTTCTGCAGCACCCGCAGACCGGGCAGGGTCTTGCGGGTGTCACGAATCTGCGCCGTAGTGCCTGCGACGGCCTCGACCCAGGCGGCGGTGGTGCTGGCGATCCCCGACAGGTGACAGACCAAGTTGAGCATCGTGCGTTCGGCCGTGAGCAGTCCCCGGGTCGGTGCCTCGAGCACCAGCAGCGGGTCGCCTGGCTCGAGCCGCGTCCCGTCCTCGACCCGCGAGACCACCTCGTATCCGTCGGTGCCGAGGACCTCGTCGAGGACCAACAGCGCGATGTCCACACCTGCTGCCACGCCTGCCTGCCGACTGACCATGGAGGCCTTGGTGGTGGCGTCGGCCGGCACCGTCGCGAGCGACGTCACGTCCGGCCCGTACCGGAGGTCTTCCTCGAGCCCGCGGGCGATCGTCGCGCGGGCCTCGTCGACCTCGTCGTCGGTGAGGGCCATCAGCAGCACACCTCCGCGTGGTGGGTCACCGCGGGTGTGCCGTCGGATTGGAGTCGGACGGTGTTGCTCGTGGCCAGATGGGGATCGCGCTCCGCATGGTCGGCGCGGTGATGGCACCCCCGCGACTCGACCCGGTCGAATGCCGCCGCGGTGACCACGGAGGCCGTGACGGTGAGTGCGGCATCCTCGAAGTCATTGCGGGTGAACAGATTTCGCGGACCTGCCGTGCCGAGGAGTTCGGCCACGTGACTGAGTCCGATCGCGTCGCGCACGACCGACGCGTGCCGCGTCATGGCGCGTTGCAACTCCGCCCGCGGTAACGCCACCCGGCTGGCGGCGTCGAACGTGGCGCGCACGGCGGCGGCGTCCGCGGCGTGTCGCGCGGCGGCCGCACCCGCCCGACGACCCACCACCAGACCTTCCAGCAGGCTGTTGGACGCGAGCCGATTGGCGCCGTGCATTCCGGTGCGCGCAACCTCGCCGGCGGCGAAGAGACCCGCCAGTTCGGTACGCCCGTCCACATCGGTCGTGACGCCGCCGCAGCTGTAGTGGGCGCCGGGCACCACGGGTATCAGCGCCACGACCGGGTCGATGCCAGCGGCGAGGCAGGCGGCGTTGACGGTCGGAAACCGGCGGGTGAAGTCCTCGACGCCGCGGGCGTCGAGGTAGACGCACGGATCCCCCGTCCGCGACAGTCGTTCGTCGATGGCCGCGGCGACCACGTCCCGCGGAGCGAGATCGCCCATCGGGTGGACGCCTGCGGTGACCGAATCGCCGCGGGCATCGACGAGGAAGGCGCCCTCGCCCCGTAGTGCCTCGGTGATCAGCGGTCGACGTCCGCCGGCGTTGCCGTCGTAGAGCATCGTGGGATGGAACTGGATGAACTCGATGTCGCTCACGGCCAGACCCGCCCACAGCGCCAGCGCGACACCGTCGCCGGTCGATCCCTCCGGGTTGGTCGTGGCCGCGTACAGGTGGCCGAGGCCGCCCGTGGCCAGAATCACCGAGGGGGCATGTATCACGCCGAGGCCGTCGTCGTTGCGGACGAGGACTCCGGTGACCGCGCCCGCTTCGTGAAGAACTTGCAGCGCAACGTGATTGCGTCGAATGTCCATCGTGCTGGCGGCGTGATCCAGGGCCCGTTGCACCTCTGCGCCGGTGGCGTCACCGCCGGCGTGGACGATGCGCCGTCGGGAGTGCCCGCCCTCGCGGGTCAGCGACCACTGCCCCGGTGCCGCCTCGTCGAACCGCGCGCCGAACGCGACGAGCTCGGTCACCGCGGCATATCCGTCGGCGACGATCGACGTGACCGCGTCCGGGTCGCACAGCCCACCCCCCGCGGCGAGGGTGTCGGCAACGTGCGCCTCGATGGTGTCGTCGGTACGCGGCACCACGACGGCGATACCACCCTGGGCGTAGAACGTCGCCGTATCACCCGCCTTGCTCAGCACCACCACGCGGCGGCCGTGCCGCTGGGCGGCCAACGCCGCGGCCAACCCGGCCACCCCGGTGCCGACCACGACGACGTCGGCACGCTGCTGCCAGTAGCCGACTCCCCCGCACGCCGGCGCAGTCGTCGTCATTCTCCGCCGCCGGGCTGGCCGATCTCGATCATGCGCTGCACGCTCCTTCGACCGGCGGCTGCAACGTCCGGGTCGACGTGCACTTCATCCGCGCCCTCGACGAGGCAGCGCAGCAGCGCCGCAGGTGTGATCATCTTCATGTAGCGGCAGGATGCCCGGTCGTTCACGGCGCGGAAATCCACTTCCGGTGCGGCGCGCCGTAATTGATGCAACATGCCCACCTCGGTCGCGACAAGGACCTGGCGCGCGCGCGTCGCCCTGGCGGCGTCCAGCATGCCGCCGGTGGACAGGATCTTCACGCGGTCGTCCGGGAACGCGCCCTCGCCGGCCAGATACAGCGCCGATGTGGCGCAGCCGCATTCGGGATGGACGTACAACTCGGCGTCGGGGTGGGCCTTGGCTTGCGCCGTGAGCTCGTCGCCGTTGATCCCCGCGTGCACGTGGCATTCACCCGCCCAGACGTGAATGTTCTTGCGGCCGGTCACACGTCGGACGTGGGCACCAAGGAACTGGTCCGGGCAGAACAGCACCTCGCGGTCCTCGGGAATCGACGCCACCACCTCGACCGCGTTGGACGAGGTGCAGCAGATGTCGGTGAGTGCCTTCACCGCTGCGGTGGTGTTCACGTAGGACACGACCACGGCGTCGGGATACTCGGCCTTCCAGGCCCTCAGGTCGTCGGCCGTGATCGAGTCGGCCAATGAGCAGCCGGCCCGCTGATCGGGGATCAGCACCGTCTTACCGGGGCTGAGGATCTTCGCGGTCTCGGCCATGAAGTGGACGCCGCAGAACACGATCGTGTCCTCCGGCGCCTCGGCGGCGATCCGGGACAGCGCCAACGAATCACCGACGTGATCGGCCACGTCCTGGATGGCCGGCAGCTGGTAGTTGTGCGCGAGCAGCGTGGCGTTGCGCAGGTCGGCGAGGCGGCGAATCTCTGCCGCCCACTCCTCGTCGGCGATCACACCGCCGTAGCCGGCGGGACCGTTCGTGATCTGGGCGGCCCAGCCGCGACTCGACTCGGCGGTGAGGTCCACTACCGTCATGGTCGTCTCCTTTGATCCCGAAGAGGTTTTCGACTTATGATCGAAAACATGACTGATACTAGCACTGCCCACGAAGTGCTCGTTGTCGTGTTTCAGGTTCGGCAGCTCTCGACGCCGAACCCGCAGCTCAGCGTGCTGCTATGGGAGCGGGCCATGGACCCGCAACGCGGGGCGTGGTCACTTCCCGGCGGCCGACTCCGTCACGACGAAGACATGACGAGTTCAGTTCGGCGCCAACTGGCCGAGAAGGTGGACCTGCGGGAACTGACCCATCTCGAACAGCTCGCGGTGTTCTCGGAGCCACGGCGGGTGCCCGGCCCCAGGACCATCGCCTCGACGTTCCTGGGCCTGGTGCCCTCCCCTGCCACCCCCGAACTCCCACCGGACACCCGATGGCATCCGGTGAGCGCCCTGCCGCCGATGGCCTTCGACCATCGACCGATGATCACCCACGCCCATGCCAGGCTGATCGCCAAGCTGTCATACACCAACATCGGGTTCGCGCTGGCGCCAAGGGAATTCGCGCTGTCCACGCTGAAGGACGTCTACGACGCGGCCCTCGGATACGAGGTGGACGCCACGAACCTCCAGCGCGTCCTGGCCCGTCGGGGCGTGATCGTCCCGACCGGCACCACGGCGAAGTCGGGCCGCAGCGGTGGCCGCCCCGCCGCCGTGTACCGCTTCACCGAGGCGCAGTACCGCGTCACCGACGAGTTCGCTGCCTTCCGTCCGCCGACGTCATGACGGCCCCAATTGGCTTTAAGGAACCGTTAAGAGACAATGTCCTGATGGACTCTGGCAGCGCAGCCCTCTCGACCGGTGCGGAATGGATCGGCCGAGCGCCCCACGAGGAGCTTCGCCGCAAGTCGCACCCCGCGCTGCCCGACGTGGACCCGTTCTACGTACCGCCGGCGGGGTACGAACACGCCAGGCCAGGGACGGTGCTGCGCTCGCGCGACGTCGAACTCGCGTTCCTCGGGCTGGTCCCACAGAAGCTGACCGCCACGCAGCTGCTGTACCGGTCGACCGACCTCAACGGTGTCCCGGAGCCCGCCGTAACGACCGTCGTGGTGCCGGCCGACCGGGCCGCGGGCAGCACGGGTCCGATCCTGTCCTACCAGTGCGCGATCGACGCGGTCGCCGGTAGCTGCTTCCCGTCCTACGCCCTTCGTCGCGGGGCGAAGGCCGCCGGTGCTCTCGCGCAGTTCGAATTCCTCCTGGTGTCCGCGGCGCTGGCCGAGGGCTGGGCCGTTTCGATCCCGGATCACGAAGGCGTGCACGGTATCTGGGGCGCACCCCACGAACCCGGCTACCACATCCTCGACGGACTGCGGGCGGCGCTGAATCATGAAGCGCTCAACCTCTCGAGCGAATCGCCCATGGGGCTGTGGGGCTACTCCGGTGGCGGCCTGGCCACGGCGTGGGCGACCGAGGTGTACGCCGACTACGCACCCGAGTTGAACGTCGTCGGCGCCGTGCTGGGATCCCCGGTCGGCGACCTCGGCCAGACGTTCCGCCGGCTCAACGGCACCTTCTACTCGGGTCTGCCCGCCATGGTGGTCGCCGCCCTATCGCACGTGTATCCCGACCTGGACCGTGTCATCAACGAGCACGTCACCGCCGAGGGCAAAGCGATGCTGAGCGACATCCAGAAGATGACGACCGCGCACGCCGTGATCAAGCTGATCCACGAGGACAT contains:
- the nadC gene encoding carboxylating nicotinate-nucleotide diphosphorylase, producing the protein MALTDDEVDEARATIARGLEEDLRYGPDVTSLATVPADATTKASMVSRQAGVAAGVDIALLVLDEVLGTDGYEVVSRVEDGTRLEPGDPLLVLEAPTRGLLTAERTMLNLVCHLSGIASTTAAWVEAVAGTTAQIRDTRKTLPGLRVLQKYAVRVGGGVNHRMGLGDAALIKDNHVAAAGSVVAALHAVRQVAPDVPVEVEVDSLEQLDDILGEDLGVSPLILLDNFPVWMTQMAVQRRAARASSVKLESSGSLSLDNAAAYAGTGVDYLAVGALTHSVRVLDVGLDF
- a CDS encoding L-aspartate oxidase, with the protein product MTTTAPACGGVGYWQQRADVVVVGTGVAGLAAALAAQRHGRRVVVLSKAGDTATFYAQGGIAVVVPRTDDTIEAHVADTLAAGGGLCDPDAVTSIVADGYAAVTELVAFGARFDEAAPGQWSLTREGGHSRRRIVHAGGDATGAEVQRALDHAASTMDIRRNHVALQVLHEAGAVTGVLVRNDDGLGVIHAPSVILATGGLGHLYAATTNPEGSTGDGVALALWAGLAVSDIEFIQFHPTMLYDGNAGGRRPLITEALRGEGAFLVDARGDSVTAGVHPMGDLAPRDVVAAAIDERLSRTGDPCVYLDARGVEDFTRRFPTVNAACLAAGIDPVVALIPVVPGAHYSCGGVTTDVDGRTELAGLFAAGEVARTGMHGANRLASNSLLEGLVVGRRAGAAAARHAADAAAVRATFDAASRVALPRAELQRAMTRHASVVRDAIGLSHVAELLGTAGPRNLFTRNDFEDAALTVTASVVTAAAFDRVESRGCHHRADHAERDPHLATSNTVRLQSDGTPAVTHHAEVCC
- the nadA gene encoding quinolinate synthase NadA, whose product is MTVVDLTAESSRGWAAQITNGPAGYGGVIADEEWAAEIRRLADLRNATLLAHNYQLPAIQDVADHVGDSLALSRIAAEAPEDTIVFCGVHFMAETAKILSPGKTVLIPDQRAGCSLADSITADDLRAWKAEYPDAVVVSYVNTTAAVKALTDICCTSSNAVEVVASIPEDREVLFCPDQFLGAHVRRVTGRKNIHVWAGECHVHAGINGDELTAQAKAHPDAELYVHPECGCATSALYLAGEGAFPDDRVKILSTGGMLDAARATRARQVLVATEVGMLHQLRRAAPEVDFRAVNDRASCRYMKMITPAALLRCLVEGADEVHVDPDVAAAGRRSVQRMIEIGQPGGGE
- a CDS encoding NUDIX hydrolase; this encodes MTDTSTAHEVLVVVFQVRQLSTPNPQLSVLLWERAMDPQRGAWSLPGGRLRHDEDMTSSVRRQLAEKVDLRELTHLEQLAVFSEPRRVPGPRTIASTFLGLVPSPATPELPPDTRWHPVSALPPMAFDHRPMITHAHARLIAKLSYTNIGFALAPREFALSTLKDVYDAALGYEVDATNLQRVLARRGVIVPTGTTAKSGRSGGRPAAVYRFTEAQYRVTDEFAAFRPPTS
- a CDS encoding lipase family protein encodes the protein MDSGSAALSTGAEWIGRAPHEELRRKSHPALPDVDPFYVPPAGYEHARPGTVLRSRDVELAFLGLVPQKLTATQLLYRSTDLNGVPEPAVTTVVVPADRAAGSTGPILSYQCAIDAVAGSCFPSYALRRGAKAAGALAQFEFLLVSAALAEGWAVSIPDHEGVHGIWGAPHEPGYHILDGLRAALNHEALNLSSESPMGLWGYSGGGLATAWATEVYADYAPELNVVGAVLGSPVGDLGQTFRRLNGTFYSGLPAMVVAALSHVYPDLDRVINEHVTAEGKAMLSDIQKMTTAHAVIKLIHEDMDTLVDQPLENILRTPEVQHVFDSIKLGTAAPSIPVLVVQAVHDRIVSVDDIDALTHTYARGGANVTYHRDMLSEHMLLHPMSAPMTLRWLRDRFAGRPLSSRRARTKWPTLLNPSTYRGMIRLGIISAKVMTGRRVDRLPLSELDL